caaatttctgctTAATAGTGCAATTTCTAAGTCTATTGCGTGATTGCAACTGACCTACACAACGACGGACTGACAGACTTCGCTAATTtggcttagaattttatgaggatcaagaacatatacactttgtagagtccaaaatggatatttcgttgtgttgcaagaGGAACGACATAATGAATAAACGGCTTAGCctatgggggtgggtataaaaaggcgtatATGAGGATTTCCCACTCACTCATAGCTCTGATAATGTTATTTGTTTGACGATGACCTAATATCCTGTTTTGATAAGTTCAGCTAAGCTGTGTATTTGGTCTACCATGTGGATTGAAAATCAATGCCATTTCTATTGTATTTAGTATAGATGTATGAAATTTTAAGCTATTTCCACAAGCCTCTCATTCATTGCTGCTCTTTACAAAAAGGCGGCTTTTGGCTCTTGGGTATTCTATCATCAATTTACTCTCAGagatttatatttaaattcaaTGAGCTCTAAAATTTACAAAGTTATCATTATCGTTAGTATAAAAGTCATTAACATTGAAGGCACACCACTCAGTTCGCAATGAAAATCTTAATCGGTTTGTGTGCCCTTCTAACATTGGTCGTAACCTCTCCCATACAAAAATGGCAAAGAAGTGGCGATGGTTGTCCTTATTTAATAGAACACGAACAAATGGTAAGCGCTTCTGGTCAGTATATTGAAAATTAAATCTAAGTTTAACATTTTGATAGTTCAATTGGTTTCAAGCCTGGGAAGAGTGTTTGCAAAATAATATGACCCTGCTGGCTGTTGACTCATCCTACAAGCATCGTCAGATTACCCTTCTCCTAAAGGAACTTTTTCGTAAGTAATTTCCCTCAGTGCAAGCCAAATGTCATTTATCCTTTCTTTCTCATAGCCAAAAATCTCACCTACTGGATTGGAGCCCATGATTGGATACGTCCCAAGCAATTTGTATGGCAAAGTACTCATGCCGCCATGCATTTCTCAGATTGGGTCGCAGGTCAACCGAATTACGGCTCCGATCATTGTGTGCGCAATTCGGCAGCTGAAAATCAATGGTACGATTCTAATTGCCATGACAATTATGGGTTTATAtgtgaaaatttgcaatgttCGAATGAAAAGAATCTGGCATATGAAAAAAGCACTGTAACGTCTAAATACAATGTGCATTTCTGGAATGTCTTGGGAAATCAAAAGCCATGAGTGCATTAAAATAATtctaattaaaatataaataaattgaatttaagaaaatcaaaCTTTCAAACATCTGTTAACGACTTGTTGTCTGGCAATTTTATCCAGTAATCAATAAATGTTTCTCCAATCTAGTGATATTCATTATCATGACAATATTAGTTGACTCTCTAACCTTGGGGTACAAGTTGAAAGGTATTATGTACGACAGGGCTAGGATACCTACCACTATGCacatgggttaggttaggtaagagtgggaGTCTTATTCAAACTCGAACATTAGAAACAAATTATAGtcggattcggatcataaatgaatgctgaacattgcagaagtcattgtgtaatatttcagttcattcggataagaattgcgccttgtaggggcttaagaagcaaaatcgggagataggtttatatgggagctgtatcaagctattgatcgattcagaccatattacacacgtatgttgaaggtcataagagaagcggttgtacaaaatttctgccaaattggatgaaaattgcgccctctagaggctcaaaaagtcaagatcccagatcggtttatatggcagctatatcagattattgaccgatttgaaccttatttggtacggttgttgaaagtcataataaattacgtcatgcaaaatttcattccaatcggataagaattgcgccctctagaggctcgagaagtcaagacccaagatcggtttatatggcagctatatcaggttatgattccatttaaaccaaatttagcgcagttgttaaaagtgacaccaaaacactacgtgcaaaatttcagtgaaatcggacgagaattgcgccctctagaggttcaagaagtcaagacccaagatcggtttatatgggagctatatcaggttatgcatcgatttgaaccatacctagcgcagtggttaaaagtgataccaaaacaccacgtgcgaaatttcagtcaaatcggacaggaattgcgccctctagaggctcaagaagtcaagatcccagatcgttttatatggcagctatatcaggttatcatccgatttgcaccatactaagcacagttattaaaagtcataacaaaacacctcatgcaaaatttcagccaaatcggatgagaattgcgccctctactggctcaagaagtcaagatcccagatcggtttatatggcagctattattgaccaatttgaaccttatttggcacggttgttgaaagtcataataaattacgtcatgcaaaatttcattccaatcggataagaattgcgccctctagaggctcgagaagtcaagacccaagatcggtttatatggcagctatatcaggttatgattccatttaaaccaaatttagcgcagttgttaaaagtgataccaaaacaccacgtgcgaaatttcagtcaaatcggacaagaattgcgccctctagaggctcaagaagtcaagatcccagatcgttttatatgacaactatatcaggttatggaccgatttgcgccatactcagcacagttattggaagtcataacaaaacacctcatgccaaatttcagcctaatcggatgagaattacgccctctattggctcaagatgtcaagatctaagatcggtttatatgacagctgtatcaggttatggaccgatttgaaccatacttggcacagttgttggatatcataacaaaacgcgtcgtgcaaaatttcattccaatcgaatgagaattgcgccctctagagactcgagaagtcaagacccaagatcggtttatatggcagctatatcaaaacatggaccgatatggcccatttccaatcccaaccgacctacactaataagaagtatttgtgcaaaatttcaagcggctagctttactacttcgaaagtcagagtgctttcgacaggcagacggacgggcagacggatggacatggctagatcgacttaaaatgtcatggcgatcaagaatatatatactttatggggtctcagacaaatatttcgagtagttacaaacagaatgacgaaattagtataccccccattctatggtggagggtataaaaatcttgagcagtggttatccctccTCACGCTGGGGACATtggtgaggtactgtaccatttggtgtGACAGCTaagtaaaataagtaaaaaggtgttaagtttggccgggccgaactttggatacccaccacatcgggtatatttTTTAACCACctctcgtcataatccgatgaaaaaagcataatttatgcctccatagcaactatttcgaaatatgttctgatttggaccaaatacgacACATatattgaatggtctaataagtacaagccattgttcaattttgtagaacaaaatattgatctttttggtggctatatcctaatatagaccgatctgaaccatatacgatacgtaCGACGAAAAGccttatataagtcactgtgccaaatttcagcgaaatcaaattataaatgcgacttttatgggtccaaaaccttatatcgagagatcgatctatatggcagctatatccaaatctgggccgtccgtcccaagtttcggtgacatcggacattaaatgtgctttttatgagcccaagaccttaaatcgggagatgggtccttatggcagctatatttaaatctggaccaagaTGGGCCAAGTTGCCGAAGGATATCGAACTCATTGTCTCAGATGAGacaagatgtcgaggggccttacacaactctctgacccaaatttcggtggcatcggacaataaatgcggtttttatgggcccaaaaccttaaatcgagagatcggtttatatggcagcaataaccaaatctggaccgatctggaccaaattgacgtcggatatcgaagggcctatcacaattcCCTATaccaaattccggcgaaattggataataaatgatccttttatgggcccaagaccttaaatcgggagatcggtctttatggcagctatatctaaatctggaccaagaCTGGCCAAATTGCcgaaagatatcgaagagcctaacacaactcactgtcccaaatttcggcgacatcggataataaatgctccttttgtgagcacaaaacataaaatcgagaaatcggtctatattgcacctatatccaaatctggaccgattttgaccaaattgaagaaggatgtcgaagcgcctaacacaactcactgtcccgaatttcagtggcatcggataataaatgctaaattcgctttttatgatcccaagaccttaaattgagagatcggtctatatggcagctatatgcaaatccggaccgatcggggccaaattcaagaagaatttcgagtggcctaacataacccactaTCTTGAATTTCGGCAagatcgtataataaatgtggctattatgagcctaaaacccttaatcggcggatcgtcctatatgggggctaaatcaagattaagtccgatatggcccttcaTCAAACTTAACCAgcctgtggacaaaaaaaaaaaataagatcctgtgcaaagtttcagcccaatatctcagtttttaaagaaggtagcgtgatttctacagacagacggtcaaacggacagacggacggacatggctagatcgtcttagaattttgcgacgatcaagaatagatatacattatagggtcggaaatcgatatttcgatgtgttgcaaacggaatgacaaaataaatatacccccatccttagggagaagaaatttttaatttcttccatacgcaggctcaatttttaaagattgtaccATGATTACAACtaacggacacacagacggactgaaacacggacatcgttaaatcgccttagaattttacgtcgTTGccttccatggtggtgggcataaaaatgtttaaaattcagAATAAGTAGCTGCATTAAGCTGATAAAGTATTTACGATATATTTGTGTGAGTTAATGGAACAAAAAGTAGCCAGAGAATTTCTACTTTCGAAATGAAGTAACGAAAGACGCAGATGTGGGATTTCCATACACTCGTTACTCTGATAAGGActgttttttgcaaattttgaaattaaaaaaaaaaaaaaaaacaagtaaaagcgtgctatgttcggccgggccgaatcttatataccctcaaccatagatcgcatttttcaaattcttttcccaatatctcttttaaggcaaacaggggataaaagaaaggaattgctataatcttggatctatatcaagttatggtccgattcggaccataattgatgtgattgttggagaccatagtagaagacattgtgtaaaatttctgccaatttaagtaagaattgcgcctttaagggactccagaagtaaaatagggagatcggtttatatgggagctgtatcgggttatagaccgattcggacaatatctaacacgtatgttgaaggtcatgagagaattagttgtacaaaatttcagcaaaatcgaataataattacgccctctggaggctcacgaaatcaatatcccaaattggtttatatggcagctatatcaggttatggatcgatttgaaccatatttggcacagttattaaaagtcacaacaaaacacgtcatctgaaatttcatccaaatcggataagaattccgccctctagtggctcaaaaagtcaagattcaagatcggtttatatggcagctgtgtcaggttgtggaccgatttagaccatactcagcacagttgttagaagtcatattaaaacacgccgtgcaaaatttcagacaaatcggatagaagttgcgccctctagacgctctagacgctcaagaagtcaagaccccagatcggtttatatggcagctaaatcagattatggaccgatttcagccatactcggcactgttgttggaagtgataccaaaacgccacgtgcaaaattttagtcaaatcggatgagaattgcgccctctagaggctcaagaagtctagacccaagatcggtttatatgacagctatatcagattatgaaccgagtccaaccatactcagcacagttgttgaaagtcataattaaagacctcatacaaaatttcagcgaaatcggataagaattgtgccctctagtggctcaagaagtcaagacccaagatcggtttatacggcagctatatcaaaatatggaccgttaaggcccatttacaatcccaaccgacctacacgaataaaaagtatttgtgccaaatttcaagcggctagctttactccttcgaaagatagcatgctttcgacagacagacggacggacgaacagacggacggacggacatacggacggacagacggacggacagacggacggacggacagacggacggacagacggacggacggacgaacagacggatgggtggccagagggacggacagacggatggacagacggacggacggatagatggacgaacagacagacgggcggacagacggacggacggacggacagacagacggacggacaggcggacaattggacggaaggacgggcggccagagggacggacagacgaacggacagacggacggacaggcggacggacagacggacggacagacggacggacagacggacagacagacggacggacagacggacggacagacggacggacagacggacggacggacagacggtcggacagacgaacaaacgaacagacggatggacagacggacggacagacggacggacatggctagatagacttaaaatgtcatgacgatcaagaatatatataccttatttatggggtctaagacgaatatttcgaagagttacaaacagaatgaagtaattagtatacccccatcctatggtagagagtACAAAAATATAGTGAATTGAATTTTGTGATTTGATAGGTTAAGCCCAGCGAAATATTTGTTTACCACACGAAGaaatgttgagctgaaactttatgTAGTATATATATAGTGTATATACTCAATGCCATgggagccggttgtacgtaccggattgacccgatgaagtccttcatcgacaCGGACTGCCGCCTCACTGCTACACCTACAACATAGTGTGTATACTCTAGCCATGTCTTTTCAACCGTcggtcaaaattttcaaatagttCCAAAAGCAGATATAACCCCCTTGtgaaccgatccctggatttgatttcttgtgcctTTATACGCCTCAATCGACGAAATTTGGcaatttagaccaaatttgGCACTTGGAGTACCATGCATACCATATTAACATCTCCCCCATAAAAATCTACCCCCATATGATCCACTGAGCACCCATAGagtcaattattatccgatttgatttcttcgcGTTAAtcagcgttaagttcggccaatcattaatccgatttgatttcttcgcATTAatcggcgttaagttcggccgggccgaaccttatataccctccaccatagagtcctcctcttgaggctcaagaaacacaacggcagctatatccggttatggatagatttgggccatatttaaagcatttagatatatctcatTTACTCAAAAGCTTTGTTGGGTACAACAAATCTTGCTCTACCATAGTGACATATAAAAAGCATTGACTTCGAAGGCATTCCAGTCAGTTCACAATGAGAGTCTTAATCGGTTTATGTGCAGTTTTATCGTTGACCTTCAGTTTTCCCATACAAAAACGGCAAAAAAGTGACGACGGTTGTCCCTATTTAATAGAACAGGagcaaatggtatttgaaacaagtaaaagcgtgcgaagttcggccgggccgaatcttatatgccctccatcattgatcgcttttgtcaagttctttggccatTATCCCTTTacgggcaaacaaaggataatggagaaaaattgcaatgttattagagccatatcaggttatgaacgaatTCGAACCATGCTTGGTTGGgatgttggaggccatagtagaagtcgttgtgcaaaatgtcagccaactgagataagaattgccccctataggggctcaagaagtataatcgtgagattggtttataggggagctatatcaggttattgaccgattccgactggaggccaccgtagtgcagaggttagcaagtccgtctatgacgctgaacgcctgggttcgaatcctggcaaaaccatcagaaaaaaaattatcagcggtggttttcccctcctaattctagcaacatttgtgaggtactatgtcatgaaatacatctctccaaagaggtgcggcacgtcgttcggactcggctttaaaaaggaggtcccttattattgagcttaaactttaatcggactgcactcattgatatgtgagaagtttgcccctgttccttaacggaatgttc
The Stomoxys calcitrans chromosome 3, idStoCalc2.1, whole genome shotgun sequence genome window above contains:
- the LOC106086982 gene encoding lectin subunit alpha, producing the protein MKILIGLCALLTLVVTSPIQKWQRSGDGCPYLIEHEQMFNWFQAWEECLQNNMTLLAVDSSYKHRQITLLLKELFPKNLTYWIGAHDWIRPKQFVWQSTHAAMHFSDWVAGQPNYGSDHCVRNSAAENQWYDSNCHDNYGFICENLQCSNEKNLAYEKSTVTSKYNVHFWNVLGNQKP